From the genome of Gracilibacillus salitolerans, one region includes:
- a CDS encoding FAD-dependent oxidoreductase, whose translation MHQSIWLDIDIRRFSVLNESLQTDVTIVGGGITGVLSAYLLSQNGIRVVLLERGRLLHGTTGHTTAKVTAQHGIVYHELLEHFGLENTQKYYQSQVEAMQFIKDTTEHYHIPCQFDHQDAILYTNSEKNQQKLEEEANAYQKLNISGEIKNRIPFSIPLKSALVMYEQAQFHPTDFLKVMIDKILENGGKIYEDTTAVDIDYQNKVIVRTARNHNVLSDHVIIATQFPFYEGQAFYSTRMYPSRSYVLGLTSNQAYPGGMYLDIDQPKRSIRYVKHENETVWLLGGESHKTGQYKKENTNPYRDLQSFGSQYLDVKDWQYQWSTQDFTTLDKIPYVGSLNRKHPNVYVATGFRKWGMTNSVVAAHLLTDLIMDKDNPYKELYQPQRFHADPDVKKFISYNSNVTKEFVKGKLDVQNEHDNLEPDTAIKRKRNGQVVGIYKDEQNQVHAVDTTCTHLGCECNWNQAEKSWDCPCHGSRFSYDGTIIEGPATKHLNKIDLEN comes from the coding sequence ATGCATCAATCGATTTGGTTAGATATAGATATCAGACGCTTTTCTGTTTTGAATGAAAGCCTTCAAACCGACGTGACCATTGTTGGTGGTGGAATTACCGGTGTTTTATCCGCATACCTTTTGTCTCAGAATGGGATTCGTGTAGTGTTATTAGAAAGAGGTAGGTTGCTTCACGGAACGACCGGCCATACAACAGCAAAAGTAACGGCACAACACGGTATAGTATATCATGAATTACTGGAACATTTTGGTTTAGAAAATACGCAAAAATATTACCAAAGTCAAGTTGAGGCAATGCAGTTTATTAAAGATACTACTGAGCATTATCATATACCATGTCAATTTGATCACCAAGACGCCATTTTATATACAAACAGTGAAAAAAATCAACAAAAATTAGAAGAGGAAGCAAATGCTTATCAAAAATTAAATATTAGTGGGGAGATAAAGAATCGCATACCTTTTTCCATCCCACTCAAGTCAGCATTAGTAATGTATGAGCAAGCGCAATTTCACCCTACTGATTTTCTAAAAGTTATGATCGATAAGATACTAGAAAATGGTGGTAAAATATATGAAGACACAACAGCAGTAGATATTGATTATCAAAACAAAGTGATCGTAAGAACAGCTCGTAATCATAACGTCTTGTCCGATCATGTTATTATTGCTACGCAGTTTCCGTTTTATGAAGGGCAAGCATTTTACAGCACCAGAATGTATCCTTCGAGATCATATGTTTTAGGCTTAACATCTAATCAGGCTTATCCTGGTGGAATGTATTTAGATATTGATCAACCAAAACGATCTATTCGTTATGTGAAACACGAAAATGAAACCGTTTGGTTATTAGGTGGCGAATCACATAAAACAGGCCAATATAAGAAAGAAAATACCAATCCATATCGTGACTTGCAAAGTTTTGGTTCACAATACTTGGACGTAAAAGATTGGCAATATCAATGGTCAACACAAGACTTTACTACGTTAGATAAAATTCCGTATGTCGGGTCATTAAACAGAAAACACCCCAATGTATACGTTGCAACTGGATTCCGCAAATGGGGTATGACCAATAGTGTTGTAGCAGCACATTTGCTAACAGATCTCATTATGGATAAGGATAATCCTTACAAAGAACTGTATCAGCCACAGCGTTTTCATGCCGATCCAGATGTAAAGAAATTCATCAGTTACAATTCCAATGTAACGAAAGAATTTGTAAAAGGAAAACTAGATGTCCAAAATGAACATGATAACCTAGAACCAGACACAGCTATAAAAAGGAAACGTAATGGACAAGTTGTAGGAATTTATAAAGACGAACAGAATCAAGTTCATGCCGTTGATACAACATGTACACATCTTGGATGTGAATGTAACTGGAATCAAGCTGAAAAAAGCTGGGATTGTCCATGTCACGGATCAAGATTTTCATACGACGGTACAATTATTGAAGGGCCAGCAACTAAACATTTAAACAAAATTGATCTTGAAAATTAA
- a CDS encoding P1 family peptidase, whose translation MKTLYVDRIDDFKLGHNQDHTALTGCTVIICEEGAVTGVDVKGGSPGSRETDLLASENTVEKVHATFLAGGSAYGLDVGSGVMKFLEEKEIGFDVQTTKVPIVPGAILFDLGIGDNKIRPDQDMGYKACENAYQNEKVFGNIGAGTGATIGKALGPEFSMKAGIGYAGYQLGPLQIAATVAVNAVGDVIDPYTGKQIAGIFDRKKNQLLSTSDILLSKGEQSLNHHGYYGNTTIGTIMTNAKLTKAQANKMATIAQDGIAKTINPSHTLMDGDTLFTMTSNRIEVDPTIISILATKVVTEAIIDGVTKAKTVLGVPSVQDLS comes from the coding sequence ATGAAAACGCTTTACGTAGATCGAATAGATGATTTTAAACTAGGTCACAATCAAGATCATACTGCCTTAACTGGATGTACTGTAATTATTTGTGAAGAAGGCGCTGTAACTGGAGTAGATGTAAAAGGAGGATCACCAGGGAGTAGGGAAACTGATTTATTGGCTTCAGAGAACACGGTGGAGAAGGTTCATGCTACTTTTTTAGCAGGGGGTAGTGCTTATGGATTGGATGTCGGCAGTGGTGTAATGAAATTTCTTGAAGAAAAAGAAATTGGCTTTGACGTACAGACGACAAAAGTGCCAATTGTACCTGGGGCTATTCTTTTTGATCTTGGTATTGGGGATAATAAGATACGACCAGATCAAGATATGGGATATAAAGCTTGTGAGAATGCTTATCAAAATGAGAAGGTGTTTGGAAATATCGGCGCAGGTACAGGCGCAACCATTGGAAAAGCATTAGGTCCTGAATTCAGCATGAAAGCTGGAATTGGTTATGCTGGTTATCAATTAGGTCCATTACAAATTGCAGCTACTGTTGCCGTTAATGCAGTAGGAGATGTCATCGATCCGTATACAGGTAAACAAATAGCAGGAATATTCGACAGAAAAAAGAATCAATTATTATCTACATCAGACATATTATTATCAAAAGGAGAACAATCATTAAACCATCATGGTTATTATGGAAATACAACGATAGGAACAATTATGACAAATGCCAAATTAACGAAAGCACAAGCGAATAAAATGGCTACCATTGCGCAAGATGGAATTGCCAAGACAATCAATCCTTCGCATACATTGATGGATGGAGATACCTTATTTACCATGACATCTAACAGAATAGAAGTAGACCCTACTATCATAAGTATTTTAGCCACAAAGGTTGTAACGGAAGCCATTATTGATGGTGTTACAAAAGCAAAAACGGTCTTAGGGGTTCCTAGTGTACAAGATTTATCGTAA
- a CDS encoding acylphosphatase has product MRQVHVIVSGRVQGVGFRSFTQQIAIQNDIVGWVKNLDDGSVEIEAQGEDNKVDTFLMQVKKGPSFFAKVKNIEITEEDVKTAFQKFEIKY; this is encoded by the coding sequence TTGAGACAAGTTCATGTGATCGTTTCAGGTCGTGTACAAGGTGTAGGTTTTCGTTCCTTTACGCAACAAATAGCGATCCAGAACGATATAGTTGGATGGGTGAAGAATCTAGATGATGGCTCCGTTGAAATTGAAGCACAAGGTGAAGATAATAAAGTTGACACATTTTTAATGCAAGTTAAAAAAGGCCCCTCCTTCTTTGCAAAAGTGAAGAATATTGAAATTACAGAAGAAGATGTAAAAACCGCATTTCAAAAATTTGAAATTAAGTATTAA
- a CDS encoding indolepyruvate ferredoxin oxidoreductase subunit alpha, whose protein sequence is MAFVITSPCKEEKAGECVEVCPVDCIEEGKDMFYIDPDICIDCGACEAVCPVEAIYMEDEVPDDENEYISLNRKFFEES, encoded by the coding sequence TTGGCATTTGTAATTACTTCACCTTGTAAAGAAGAAAAAGCAGGTGAATGCGTAGAAGTTTGCCCTGTAGATTGTATAGAAGAAGGAAAAGATATGTTTTATATCGATCCTGATATTTGTATTGATTGTGGTGCTTGTGAAGCTGTATGCCCTGTAGAGGCTATTTATATGGAAGATGAAGTACCAGATGATGAAAATGAATATATCTCATTAAACCGCAAGTTCTTTGAAGAAAGTTAA
- a CDS encoding histidine phosphatase family protein produces MKRILLIRHCHAIGQHSDSPLSKKGIQKAYELARQLERLSFQIDRIITSPYMRAQESIKPFASRQGIPVETDERLKERLLSEQPVDDWIDILEESFQNFHFKLPGGESSNEAYKRAEQVLDECMKEELNENIIIVTHGNLLALMLQKFHVDFGFHEWKTLTNPDVFLIQRIGGEYITERIWEDNQSHFY; encoded by the coding sequence ATGAAAAGAATTCTTTTAATCCGTCATTGCCATGCTATAGGACAACACAGTGATTCTCCTTTATCAAAGAAAGGCATACAAAAAGCGTATGAATTAGCTAGACAACTTGAAAGACTTAGCTTTCAAATAGATCGTATCATTACAAGTCCTTATATGCGTGCGCAAGAAAGTATCAAGCCATTTGCATCTCGTCAAGGTATTCCAGTTGAAACGGACGAGAGGTTAAAGGAACGATTACTAAGCGAGCAGCCTGTAGATGATTGGATCGATATTTTAGAAGAATCTTTTCAAAATTTCCATTTTAAGCTACCAGGTGGGGAATCATCGAACGAAGCTTATAAACGTGCCGAGCAAGTTTTGGATGAATGTATGAAAGAAGAGCTAAATGAGAATATTATAATTGTAACACATGGCAACTTACTTGCTCTTATGTTGCAGAAATTTCATGTTGATTTTGGTTTTCATGAATGGAAAACTCTTACCAACCCCGATGTCTTTTTGATTCAACGTATTGGCGGTGAATATATTACGGAGAGAATTTGGGAAGATAATCAATCTCATTTTTACTAA
- a CDS encoding DUF6501 family protein produces MIHQNWENNHTIKKIKCVHTHAKKYKVNSVLTEGKIYDVKNETDEFYFVIDNTDRIAGFKKDYFELV; encoded by the coding sequence ATGATTCATCAAAATTGGGAAAACAACCATACTATAAAAAAAATAAAATGTGTCCACACTCATGCTAAAAAATATAAAGTAAATTCTGTTTTAACAGAAGGAAAAATATATGACGTAAAAAACGAAACAGATGAATTTTATTTTGTTATCGACAACACCGATCGAATAGCTGGTTTTAAAAAGGATTACTTCGAACTTGTTTAA
- a CDS encoding AbrB family transcriptional regulator produces the protein MVKNISYLLLMYTASLIITGVFLLLHFPLPWILGPLITVFILNWLITEPLAQNKTILQISFLLTGAQIGSTFTSNTLSKVIPYFIPFLIITLVLIYVCMKSGEMLAKYAKIEPSTGVLGSIPGGLSVMVAMSDSMNANTGLVAIFHTIRLMAVLFLVPLMASFMFIQSDPQQALTNSAIELNVWTVLLYFLLFGMAYLLRYKIPAPYVLIPMLVIASLKLLSVPVSDVPVSLYHVAQVSIGIHLGLSITMSDLKKAGNFSWVFFLFTCFIIVISTGLGYIFAKLSDLSFATAMLSLAPGGLVEMAITAGEVDADPSIVGSLQLIRLLFIIMVLPFILKKMTNPFNEP, from the coding sequence ATGGTTAAAAATATAAGTTATCTTTTGTTAATGTATACCGCTTCATTAATAATAACAGGAGTATTCCTTCTTTTACATTTCCCACTACCGTGGATATTAGGGCCGTTGATAACCGTATTCATATTAAATTGGTTAATAACCGAACCACTTGCACAAAACAAAACAATATTGCAAATTAGTTTTTTGCTTACAGGAGCACAAATTGGGTCTACTTTCACATCCAATACATTAAGTAAAGTGATTCCGTATTTTATTCCTTTTTTAATTATTACTTTAGTACTGATATATGTTTGTATGAAAAGCGGAGAAATGTTAGCTAAATATGCAAAAATAGAACCCTCAACTGGTGTGTTAGGTAGCATCCCGGGAGGATTATCAGTTATGGTAGCAATGAGTGATTCGATGAATGCTAACACAGGATTAGTAGCAATCTTTCACACTATTAGACTAATGGCTGTCCTGTTTCTTGTACCACTCATGGCATCATTTATGTTTATTCAGTCAGATCCGCAGCAAGCGCTTACCAATTCAGCTATCGAGTTGAATGTTTGGACAGTGTTGTTGTATTTTCTGCTTTTTGGAATGGCATATCTATTACGCTATAAAATTCCTGCCCCCTATGTACTCATCCCCATGCTGGTAATTGCAAGTTTAAAACTACTGTCTGTTCCAGTAAGTGATGTGCCGGTAAGTTTATACCATGTAGCGCAAGTATCGATCGGAATTCACTTAGGGTTATCGATAACGATGTCAGATTTAAAAAAAGCTGGTAACTTTTCCTGGGTTTTCTTTTTGTTTACTTGCTTTATCATTGTGATATCGACCGGGCTAGGATACATATTTGCTAAACTATCCGACCTCAGTTTCGCTACAGCAATGCTTAGCCTTGCACCAGGTGGATTGGTAGAAATGGCGATTACTGCTGGTGAAGTAGATGCAGATCCTTCCATTGTAGGATCCCTGCAATTGATAAGACTATTATTTATTATTATGGTATTGCCCTTTATCCTTAAAAAAATGACTAATCCTTTTAATGAACCATAA
- the msrA gene encoding peptide-methionine (S)-S-oxide reductase MsrA, translating to MTKQSLEKAIFAGGCFWCMVEPFDEQPGIEQVVSGYTGGDKPNPTYEEVCTNTTGHREAVEITFNPAVFSYQKLLEIFWQQIDPTDPGGQFHDRGESYKTAIFYTNDQQKKLAEQSKQELGKSGKFDKPIVTDILPEKPFYPAEDQHQGYYKKQNFHYQMYKKGSGRADFIKRNWGDNFSKEVLKERLTPIQYHVTQENGTERPFDNEYWNNRGEGIYVDIVSGEPLFSTTDQYDAGCGWPSFTKPLSRNRLAENLDTSHGMRRIEVRSDEADSHLGHVFDDGPVEEGGMRYCINSAALRFIPKQKLKEEGLEEYLALFE from the coding sequence ATGACAAAGCAATCTCTCGAGAAAGCAATTTTTGCAGGTGGCTGTTTTTGGTGTATGGTGGAACCATTTGATGAACAACCAGGTATCGAGCAAGTGGTATCTGGCTATACAGGGGGAGACAAGCCTAATCCCACATATGAAGAAGTGTGTACCAATACAACAGGACATCGTGAAGCGGTAGAAATCACGTTCAATCCAGCAGTTTTTTCATATCAAAAACTGTTAGAGATATTTTGGCAACAAATCGATCCTACTGATCCCGGAGGCCAATTTCATGATCGTGGTGAATCATACAAAACCGCTATATTTTATACAAATGATCAACAAAAAAAATTAGCTGAACAATCTAAACAAGAATTGGGAAAAAGTGGTAAGTTTGATAAACCGATCGTAACTGACATATTACCAGAAAAACCTTTTTATCCAGCAGAAGATCAACATCAAGGTTACTACAAAAAACAAAATTTTCATTATCAGATGTATAAAAAAGGTTCAGGTAGAGCGGATTTCATTAAAAGAAATTGGGGTGACAATTTTTCAAAAGAAGTGTTGAAAGAACGCTTAACGCCAATTCAGTATCATGTCACACAAGAAAATGGTACAGAAAGACCGTTTGATAATGAATATTGGAATAACCGGGGAGAAGGGATATATGTAGACATTGTTAGTGGCGAACCGTTATTTTCAACTACAGACCAATATGACGCAGGATGCGGATGGCCAAGTTTCACTAAACCTTTAAGCCGTAATAGACTTGCAGAAAATCTAGACACATCACATGGCATGCGAAGAATTGAAGTAAGAAGTGATGAGGCTGACTCTCATCTCGGTCATGTATTTGATGATGGTCCGGTTGAAGAAGGTGGAATGAGATATTGTATTAATTCCGCTGCCTTACGATTTATTCCAAAGCAAAAGCTGAAAGAGGAAGGTCTTGAGGAATACCTGGCATTATTCGAATAA
- the vrrA gene encoding VrrA/YqfQ family protein: MFRPPNQPPMFSQHNMPTQGLFPRGPVPNQMTNPTGLQGLLQRFLPSQASNITQATNVATGGGSNLMGTLNNVQQVLKVAQQATPLIKEYGPMIKNAPKLINMMKALNEINDDDDDEEQNEVDVEEEAEEMTITESTPTSNKQVSRSSTPIRTSESQPKLFI, encoded by the coding sequence ATGTTTCGTCCACCAAACCAACCACCGATGTTCTCACAACATAACATGCCAACACAGGGATTATTTCCCCGAGGTCCTGTTCCAAATCAAATGACGAATCCGACAGGACTACAAGGATTACTGCAACGTTTCTTACCATCACAAGCTTCTAATATAACCCAAGCAACGAATGTGGCAACAGGTGGAGGGTCGAATCTAATGGGAACGTTAAATAATGTTCAACAAGTATTAAAAGTCGCACAACAAGCAACACCATTAATTAAAGAATACGGTCCGATGATTAAAAACGCTCCGAAATTAATCAATATGATGAAGGCATTAAACGAGATAAATGATGATGACGACGATGAAGAACAAAATGAAGTAGACGTAGAAGAAGAAGCAGAAGAAATGACTATTACAGAAAGTACACCGACATCAAACAAACAAGTAAGTAGAAGTTCTACTCCAATTCGAACGAGTGAATCTCAGCCGAAACTGTTTATTTAA
- a CDS encoding AAA family ATPase codes for MRALTLELTAFGPYREEQRIDFTNLGDEPIFLITGPTGAGKTTIFDAICFSLYGKASGTDRDQDGFRSHFANLSELTSVSFTFVLHQKMYRVIRSPKQQKPKARGEGYTEEAASASLYVYNHDQQWELIVSKIKDVNETIEEMIGLDYEQFKKMIMIPQGEFRKLISENSKEREEVLQKIFRTYIYKDITEKFKEEAKSLKEQLEKLDWQYQQELEKLPDETIDPDSNKKVKVQLEDRYHKLEEQKVSLNKELEQINNQLTMFQEQYYQQKKLVDYFLEYEQLIEKQKQLQLKQKEIDRLQEKLELAKTAEKIKPVEELMQTRKQEWHSQQQIFENIAKQQKEMQVLFEQSKVKYEEEKKKEKERESLQFQLKEQQQLLEKMDEFEAAGKELNKLNETIKKMQEKQTLLENKIKELEKMKETSYEIRDKIHESDSILQQLKHELEQQQRKASDMEDLKKEYRELLVLRKDYQQYKNVVDKLQSEADVQAKRCEQLEKDRKKHFASHLAASLQDGDACPVCGSIHHPDLAKIEDASISDEMIETETKYFTTLQEESKEMQMTLLQIKEQGEGKKQIVKRLIQSLDMDMEQVTKEQLQQVDASILGSIQKNKKETKKHYNKMQELQNQFKQIQTAMQEYDRLKQEQARIQETHQEKSKDYHQLHAKYAQLKAQLPADVESPAAFKQQVNSLEKELNMKIQQWKDIQAHYEKAIEDKNKAETKYQESKQFTTQLQQKYEEQEEKFNLALVNYRFASISEYKQALLPFEEQQEIENHISQHGEQRNVVESRLITLTELVKDVEKPDLSKLEDKMANVEKDKDEKNKQVQSIVFHIDQLIATIRKTNELEEKMKEIKDDYFHIGELADLARGDNTARLSFERFVLSTFLDEILLQANMRLDQMTDHRYQLIRSEELAKRGAQSGLDLEVLDHYTGKKRSVKTLSGGEGFKAALSLALGMADIVQAHAGGVQLDTLFIDEGFGTLDEVSLEQAIKCLKELQQDHRVIGVISHVAQLKEEIKAKLVVEASHTGSVAKFKIG; via the coding sequence ATGCGCGCTTTAACTCTTGAACTAACCGCATTTGGCCCCTATCGAGAGGAACAACGGATAGATTTTACCAATTTAGGAGATGAACCGATATTTTTGATCACCGGCCCAACTGGTGCTGGAAAAACAACCATTTTTGATGCGATTTGTTTCAGTTTATATGGAAAAGCCAGTGGTACTGACCGTGATCAAGATGGTTTTCGTAGTCATTTTGCTAATTTATCTGAACTAACTTCAGTCAGTTTCACCTTTGTATTGCATCAAAAAATGTATCGAGTCATACGTAGCCCAAAACAACAGAAGCCTAAAGCGCGAGGAGAAGGGTATACGGAAGAAGCGGCTAGCGCTAGTCTTTACGTTTATAATCACGATCAACAATGGGAATTAATTGTTTCAAAAATAAAAGATGTGAACGAAACGATTGAAGAAATGATTGGACTTGATTATGAACAATTTAAGAAGATGATTATGATTCCCCAAGGTGAGTTTCGAAAATTAATCTCTGAAAATAGTAAAGAGCGTGAAGAAGTATTACAAAAAATATTCAGGACTTATATCTATAAAGATATTACTGAAAAATTTAAAGAAGAAGCAAAATCTTTGAAAGAGCAACTGGAAAAGCTAGATTGGCAATATCAGCAAGAATTAGAAAAGCTGCCAGATGAAACTATCGATCCTGACTCTAATAAAAAGGTCAAAGTACAGCTTGAAGACCGTTACCACAAGCTAGAAGAGCAAAAAGTTTCACTAAATAAAGAATTAGAACAAATAAACAACCAATTAACCATGTTTCAAGAGCAATATTATCAGCAAAAAAAACTAGTAGACTATTTTCTTGAGTATGAACAATTGATAGAAAAACAAAAACAGTTACAGCTAAAACAAAAAGAAATAGATAGATTGCAAGAAAAACTCGAACTAGCAAAAACAGCTGAGAAAATAAAACCGGTAGAAGAATTAATGCAAACTAGGAAACAAGAATGGCACTCTCAACAACAAATATTTGAAAATATAGCCAAACAACAAAAAGAAATGCAGGTTTTATTTGAACAATCTAAAGTTAAATATGAAGAAGAAAAAAAGAAAGAAAAAGAACGTGAATCCTTACAATTTCAGTTGAAAGAGCAGCAGCAATTACTAGAGAAAATGGATGAATTTGAAGCAGCAGGAAAAGAACTAAATAAATTGAATGAAACAATCAAGAAAATGCAGGAAAAACAAACTTTGTTGGAAAACAAAATCAAAGAATTAGAAAAAATGAAAGAAACGAGCTACGAGATCAGAGATAAGATCCATGAATCAGACAGCATCTTACAACAACTGAAGCATGAACTTGAACAACAGCAACGTAAAGCATCAGATATGGAAGATTTAAAGAAAGAATATCGAGAATTGTTAGTGTTAAGAAAAGATTATCAGCAATATAAAAATGTAGTTGATAAGCTGCAATCAGAAGCAGACGTCCAGGCAAAGAGATGTGAGCAATTAGAAAAGGATAGAAAAAAACATTTTGCGAGTCATTTGGCAGCATCATTACAGGATGGAGATGCATGCCCAGTATGTGGCTCTATTCATCATCCAGACCTCGCCAAGATAGAAGATGCTAGCATATCAGATGAAATGATCGAAACAGAGACTAAATATTTTACTACATTACAAGAAGAATCAAAAGAAATGCAAATGACACTCCTCCAAATTAAAGAACAAGGAGAAGGGAAAAAACAAATTGTTAAGCGATTAATCCAATCGTTAGATATGGATATGGAACAGGTCACAAAAGAACAACTGCAACAAGTTGATGCATCTATACTTGGAAGCATTCAGAAGAATAAAAAAGAAACAAAAAAGCATTACAATAAGATGCAAGAATTACAAAATCAGTTCAAACAAATTCAAACAGCAATGCAAGAATATGACCGGTTAAAGCAAGAACAAGCACGAATACAAGAAACGCACCAGGAAAAAAGTAAAGATTATCATCAATTACATGCTAAATATGCACAACTTAAAGCTCAACTTCCTGCTGATGTGGAATCACCTGCAGCTTTCAAACAACAAGTTAATAGCTTGGAAAAAGAGTTGAATATGAAAATACAGCAATGGAAAGACATACAAGCACATTATGAAAAAGCGATCGAGGATAAGAACAAGGCGGAAACTAAATATCAGGAATCAAAACAATTTACAACTCAGTTGCAGCAAAAATATGAAGAACAAGAGGAGAAATTTAATCTAGCCCTTGTTAATTATCGATTTGCCTCGATTTCAGAATATAAACAGGCATTGCTACCTTTTGAAGAACAACAGGAAATAGAAAATCACATATCACAACATGGGGAGCAAAGAAATGTAGTAGAAAGTAGGTTAATTACCCTGACAGAGTTGGTAAAAGATGTTGAAAAACCAGATTTATCAAAACTGGAAGACAAGATGGCCAATGTAGAAAAGGATAAAGATGAAAAAAATAAACAGGTACAATCTATTGTATTTCATATTGATCAGTTGATTGCAACAATTAGGAAAACGAATGAATTAGAAGAAAAAATGAAGGAAATTAAAGATGATTATTTCCATATTGGAGAATTGGCTGATCTAGCTAGAGGTGACAATACTGCGAGACTTTCATTTGAGCGGTTTGTATTATCGACCTTTTTGGATGAGATATTGTTACAGGCAAATATGCGTCTTGATCAAATGACAGACCACCGCTATCAATTAATTCGAAGTGAAGAGTTGGCAAAACGGGGAGCCCAGAGTGGCCTCGACTTGGAGGTGCTTGATCATTACACCGGTAAGAAAAGATCAGTAAAAACACTTTCTGGCGGAGAAGGCTTCAAAGCAGCCCTTAGCTTGGCATTAGGGATGGCTGATATTGTTCAAGCTCATGCAGGTGGTGTGCAGTTAGATACGCTATTCATTGATGAAGGTTTTGGTACACTTGATGAAGTATCACTAGAGCAAGCAATTAAATGTTTAAAAGAATTACAGCAAGATCATAGAGTGATTGGTGTTATTTCCCACGTAGCACAATTAAAAGAAGAAATCAAAGCGAAATTAGTAGTAGAAGCATCGCATACTGGTTCTGTCGCAAAGTTCAAAATAGGCTAA
- a CDS encoding exonuclease SbcCD subunit D produces MKILHTADWHLGKIVHGLHMTEDQEVVLQYLINIIQDEKPDVIIIAGDLYDRAVPPREAVELLNSFFTTVSVEMEIPIVAISGNHDSPDRLGFGASLFRSKHLYLATSIEDVFQPIYFNDGHNDVYFHLVPYIEPEQVRHYFQEETIQTHQDAMERIVRQIEEEMTEQAHHILVGHAFIAGGMESESEERLTMIGGTPYIDASIFKSFDYIALGHLHQPQKIKSDYIRYSGSIMKYSFSEANHKKTVTILELDGNEKTVSTLPLKAPKDLRIVEGYFEELLEGSVVEETADYLQIRLLDDGQILDPVTKLRKLFPNILRLERKHQLVHQSLKEIQSIKERQKMTHEQLFSSFYKEIKGSQLSEKRAKYVQDVIQKVMVEERGK; encoded by the coding sequence ATGAAGATTTTACATACAGCAGATTGGCATTTAGGAAAAATTGTTCATGGGTTGCATATGACAGAGGATCAAGAGGTGGTCCTACAGTATCTTATTAATATTATCCAAGATGAAAAACCAGATGTTATCATCATTGCAGGTGATCTTTATGATCGAGCGGTTCCACCAAGGGAAGCTGTTGAATTATTAAATTCATTTTTCACTACAGTATCAGTTGAAATGGAAATTCCAATTGTTGCTATTTCCGGTAATCATGATAGCCCTGATCGACTCGGATTTGGAGCAAGCTTGTTTCGATCCAAGCATTTATATTTAGCAACATCTATTGAGGATGTCTTTCAACCAATATATTTTAACGATGGACATAACGATGTCTACTTTCATTTAGTACCCTATATAGAACCAGAACAAGTGAGACATTATTTCCAAGAGGAAACAATCCAAACACACCAAGATGCGATGGAGCGGATAGTAAGGCAGATAGAAGAAGAAATGACGGAGCAAGCTCACCATATTTTAGTTGGACATGCCTTTATTGCGGGTGGAATGGAATCAGAGTCTGAAGAAAGACTTACGATGATTGGTGGTACTCCTTATATCGACGCTTCTATATTTAAGTCTTTTGATTACATTGCCTTAGGCCATCTTCATCAACCTCAGAAAATTAAAAGTGATTACATCCGTTATAGCGGATCTATCATGAAATATTCCTTTTCAGAAGCAAACCATAAAAAGACTGTTACCATCCTGGAATTAGACGGAAATGAGAAAACAGTAAGTACTCTTCCTTTAAAAGCACCAAAAGACTTACGAATTGTAGAGGGTTACTTTGAAGAATTATTAGAGGGAAGTGTTGTGGAAGAGACAGCTGACTATCTCCAAATTCGATTGTTGGATGATGGACAAATCCTGGATCCTGTCACAAAACTACGCAAGCTTTTTCCAAACATTTTACGCTTAGAACGAAAACACCAATTAGTACATCAATCACTTAAAGAAATCCAATCGATAAAGGAAAGACAGAAAATGACCCATGAACAACTTTTTTCATCTTTCTATAAAGAGATAAAAGGATCACAACTTTCTGAAAAACGGGCGAAATATGTACAAGATGTCATACAAAAAGTTATGGTAGAAGAGAGGGGGAAATAG